One segment of Setaria viridis chromosome 4, Setaria_viridis_v4.0, whole genome shotgun sequence DNA contains the following:
- the LOC117853429 gene encoding exocyst complex component EXO70B2, producing MASPSPRRHALPPPGHHRRTLSSTLVDESVAAAAALVHKWHPDDAPAGGSLFLHGAEEDEARRFLRAAADLHRAMLFFASDVAHGSSHGLVEAQALLQTAMRRLDLELRVLLDDIDSIQSDHAADASRSRNNICAVAEAMMAAGYGKECISTFKTRRRAALTASLRRLLGFSPPVDHLHKITWDQLDARIIPSWLAAATAAFGSLFPAEKDLCDAVFAGDNAAVGEAVFAAVANDQATGLLAVTEAAAARARRAPERLFRVLDVHDALTEALPALLSVFGDGSEVAARAALSVAKVGEAARGALGSLEAAIQKEPSKSTAAGGAVHPLTRYVMNYVVFLADYKEGLALLYDYDYDSDSSEQASPSVIHRLVSALLSKLEAKAGCYREAALSYLFLANNTRYVANKVAGSGQLRGVLGDGWAEAQSAKARAHVGVYVRAAWGKVTSLCTQQGGAEPEAVEAAVMESVGMQEQWVAADDETGEALRAAATAAVVPKYRMFYRRHGAAVRLTPGDVTAMIAALFGGPLDLVSQRHQEDPNPYRDPTRSPRQLFT from the coding sequence ATGGCCTCCCCAtcgccacgccgccacgccctccctccgccgggccaccaccgccgcacgCTCTCTTCCACGCTCGTCGACgagagcgtcgccgccgccgccgcgctcgtccACAAGTGGCACCCCGACGACGCGCCCGCTGGCGGCTCTCTCTTCCTccacggcgcggaggaggacgaggcccGGCGcttcctgcgcgccgccgccgacctccacCGCGCCATGCTCTTCTTCGCCTCCGACGTCGCCCACGGCAGCAGCCACGGCCTCGTCGAAGCGCAGGCGCTGCTCCAGACCGCCATGCGCAGGCTCGACCTCGAGCTCCGAGTCCTCCTCGACGACATCGACAGCATCCAATCAGAccacgccgccgacgcctcTCGCTCTCGCAACAACATCTGCGCCGTCGCGGAGGCCATGATGGCCGCCGGATACGGCAAGGAGTGCATCTCCACGTTCAagacccgccgccgcgccgcgctgacCGCCTCGCTGCGGCGTCTGCTCGGCTTCTCGCCTCCCGTCGACCACCTGCATAAGATCACCTGGGACCAGCTCGACGCCCGCATCATACCCTCCTGGCTCgccgccgcgaccgccgccTTCGGCTCCCTCTTCCCCGCGGAGAAAGACCTCTGCGATGCGGTCTTCGCCGGCGACAACGCAGCCGTCGGCGAAGCGGTTTTCGCGGCCGTGGCCAACGACCAGGCCACCGGCCTCCTTGCCGTCACGGAGGCCGCCGCGGCACGGGCGAGGCGCGCCCCGGAGCGCCTGTTCCGGGTGCTGGACGTGCACGACGCCCTCACCGAGGCGCTGCCGGCGCTCTTGTCCGTGTTCGGGGACGGCTCCGaggtcgccgcccgcgccgccctttCCGTCGCCAAGGTTGGCGAGGCCGCTCGCGGGGCCCTGGGCAGCTTGGAGGCCGCCATCCAGAAGGAGCCATCCAAgtccacggcggccggcggcgccgtgcaCCCGCTGACCCGCTACGTGATGAACTATGTCGTCTTCCTCGCCGACTACAAGGAGGGCCTTGCTCTGCTCTACGACTACGACTACGACTCCGACTCGTCCGAGCAAGCATCGCCGTCGGTGATCCATCGGTTGGTGTCGGCTCTGCTAAGCAAGCTGGAGGCCAAGGCCGGGTGCTACCGGGAAGCGGCGCTCAGCTACCTCTTCCTGGCGAACAACACGCGGTACGTGGCCAACAAGGTCGCCGGCAGCGGCCAGCTGCGGGGGGTCCTCGGCGACGGGTGGGCGGAGGCGCAGAGCGCCAAAGCGCGGGCGCACGTCGGCGTGTACGTGCGCGCGGCGTGGGGCAAGGTGACCTCCCTGTGCACGCAGCAGGGAGGAGCTGAGCCTGAggccgtggaggcggcggtgatggAATCCGTGGGCATGCAGGAGCagtgggtggcggcggacgacgaGACGGGCGAGGCGTtaagggcggcggcgacggcggcggtggtgcccaAGTACAGGATGTTCTACAGGCGGCACGGCGCCGCGGTGAGGCTCACGCCGGGGGACGTCACCGCCATGATCGCCGCTCTCTTTGGCGGGCCTCTGGATCTGGTTTCGCAACGCCATCAGGAGGATCCAAATCCATACCGCGATCCAACAAGGAGCCCGCGGCAGCTGTTCACGTAA
- the LOC140222566 gene encoding uncharacterized protein, which yields MRTLLAIGSTAVLLNGVPGPWIQCQCGLRQGDPLSPYLFIIIADLLHRMLIDVEGAPLLLHPLADNLPTLLSNTLRALLDDFAAATGLMINYHKSTFVPIHIPTPNTALATILDCPVVAFPQNYLGLLLSCKKLPTSMLDSLAIHVERCLSGCCVYLLNKGKRLTLTNSMLTAQLTYAAAAIKLPESTIERVDKPCHGML from the exons ATGCGCACCCTCCTAGCCATCGGGAGCACCGCCGTGCTACTCAATGGCGTCCCCGGCCCTTGGATCCAGTGCCAGTGCGGGCTGCGTCAGGGCGATCCCCTGAGCCCctacctcttcatcatcatcgcgGACCTCCTCCACCGCATGCTCATCGACGTAGAGGGCGCGCCACTGCTCCTCCACCCGCTGGCCGACAATCTCCCTACCCTGTTGTCCAATAC GTTGAGGGCCCTCCTCGACGACTTTGCTGCTGCCACCGGGCTGATGATCAACTACCACAAGAGTACCTTCGTCCCCATCCACATCCCCACGCCCAACACCGCCCTTGCCACCATCCTCGACTGTCCTGTCGTGGCCTTCCCCCAGAATTACTTGGGTCTCCTGCTCTCGTGCAAGAAGCTCCCTACATCGATGCTCGACTCCCTGGCTATCCACGTCGAACGGTGCCTCTCCGGTTGTTGCGTTTACCTGCTCAACAAAGGCAAGCGCCTCACCCTCACCAACTCCATGCTCACGGCACAGCTCACCTACGCCGCGGCCGCCATCAAGCTCCCCGAGTCAACCATCGAGCGGGTGGACAAACCGTGCCACGGGATGTTGTGA